ATTTATCATCGGAGAGTGCATCGAGCATGGATCCATGCTTTTTTGCTAAACTGCCAAGTTTATCCAGACTCTTAATTGCGTTGGCAAAATTCTTAGCCTCGAATTGGGTATTAGCCAATAGATTTCGGACGACCCTAAACCAGTGAACCTCCTCTGGGCCTCCCGCTGGAATAGGATTGCGCAAGAATATGTGGATAGCGTGAAGCCACAGCCTCTCTGCGATGGTCACTGGTTTCGCCGTACCCTCGAAGAAAACTGCGTCGAGACCATGCTTGTCGAATGGTCCCACACCTTTATCGATAAGGCGGCGGCGGAGCGAGACGATCGGCCACTCACAACTCTGATCCCGGGGCGAAAGGCAATTAAGGCCATCAAAGACGTGCTCGACACAATCCAGAGTGAAGAGTTTATCCCACAGCGGCGCTTGATCCTCTGCATCCGCTTCTAACCAAGCTTTCTCAAAATTCCCCAGCGACGCGTGGAAATTCACGGCTAGCGCAACGAAGGTTCTGAAGTAAACCTTGGATACCGCATCTGCCGGCTGCGGCTTATCATGTTGGAAGTGCCAGAAAAGATCGAGCCAGTGCCAGTCGAGTAACAATTTCCATTTCGGAAGGTCTCGATTTTTAGGCCAATCGATTTCACCATGCGTCTCGATCAACCATGCCTTAAACTTTTCAAAGCCCGTCAGCTCTTTACCACGGGCATTCATTTTAACATAGATTTCATCGGATAATCCCAGACTGCCCAAGTCCAGTACATCCATGGTAATTGGCGCCGAAGGCGATTCCGCTAAATTTGCGTAAAAATCTCGCAGTCCCTCTTCACTAGCAAACTTCGTATGGATTGCGTCGAGCATGGTCAACGCGCCGACGATGGTTGGGTCATGCCGCCAAGCTCGGAAAAACCATGTCTGGTTTTGAATTTGCTCCGCCGGAGGCTTGTCCAAGTCCTCGGGTTTGTAATTAAGAAGTTTTGAGAAAAACTGATGAGAACTCGGCCTTACAGAGTAACGGAAGCGGGCTTCATTCTCCTTATCTGCTACATCTTTCATTATTTTTCTAAAGTTCTCCAACTTATCTGCGGCGCAGGCGAGAAACCAGTGGAGTAAAAACAAAGTGGTGAGTCGCTGTTGGCCATCAATGGGCTGAAAAATGCGCTTCTCGACAACCTCACCATAGCGCTGCTTCTTGACAACCTCACCATAGACGAAATCCAAGCTCAGGGGGGCGTTGTGTTTCAATGCGTTCAGCAAGTCCGTGAGGAACTTTTCCCGTACCGCCTTAGCAGATGCTCGCCCTTGGGCGTAGTCCCGTTGGATTAGAGGGATTTCGACTCGATCGTATTCCGCGATCAGTTTAACGAAGCTAACGCGCTGTCCATTACGCTCTGGTGATTTTGTATCTTCTCTATCTCCAGGGGCGGTGGGAGCTGAAATTATCTGTCCCTGCGTATCAGGTTTCGTCAGATCTGAATCACCACGAGAACTCCCTGGTGCTTTCTCCTCCCATGTGTCGGCAAAGAATGTATCCAAAGTGCTCGTGATCTCGGATAAATAGTCGGTTGCGTCTTCCGGTGTCCAATTCAGCAAGTTGTCAGGTGCCTTTGAGTAACTTTTGGTGAAGACACTGCGGGTGCAGGGTAAAAGATACTTGGTCTGCTGGTTGAGTCCTAACACCCATGCGCGTTTCACGGCAAAGGGACTATTGCCGTATCCCCGATTTGTTCCGGCATCGAGCAACGTTAAATTCATGAGCCCATTACTCGCGCCCAAACCTCTCATGCCTTCCATCTGATCACGCAAGCTGCAGTAAAGTTTATATAGATGGTCCCGATCGTCAGATTTCTCGTTTAGTGCTTTCCGCACTTTCACAAGATCCTCCAGAAGTGTCTTATTTGCGGGTGGCGGGGGATCCCAATAAGCGTTTATCGATGCAAGTGCAAAGCGTAGTTCGTCAGGTTTTTCCGGTTCGCGTGACGCAGTCGCGCGGATGTGTTCAATATCCCATGAATCCTTCTTGTACGCTTGAAAGGAAAAACGGACGGTACCGGCTATATCAGCATTCAAAGTTGCAAGGTTCAGGCATAACAGGAGCTCTTTTATTCGGGCGTTTGGCTCGTCATATTTCAAGTCTTTCAAATAGCCCTCCAGTTTGTCGCGCGAGGTATTTTCTCCCAAGACATGTTTGCGAATCTTCTTTTTTATGAGACGTGTGAACTCTGTTTTCTTAAGCTCTAAAGACTCCTTCAACAAGATCGGAATCATCTCGCCGTTTTTATCAACTTCTACCAGAAAGCCGATCATGTGGAAAAGGCGGTTATCCTCAAACCACTCCTCTAAGGTACCAAAAAGCTCATCCACTTCCTGCCATAGCTTTTTGCGTTCCCTACTGTCCTTCAGCACATCAAAGATTAGGTCGAAAATCTGCCGATCCTTGTCCACTGTCCATTTGTTCTGCTCGGTTCTTTGTCGGGCAATCCACTCAAAAAGCAGTTCGATGCGGTTGTCTGTGCTCCCCCTTCCGCTCAAAAAGCTCCAAAACTCCGGATCCTGAAGGCGTCGTTCTATTTGATCCCAGCGCAGAGCAATCAGATGGCGATCATCCTGATCAAGCACTCCTGTGCCGAGAAATAGTGCCCGAATCAGCTCCGAATCACGGAGTTTGATTTTCCCCGCATTGAGGCGGGTGAACGCATGGTTGGCATCCTTCTCCTCGATCTCGTGCCAGATGAACTTGGCACAGGCCTGATTGGGATCTGTCAACGAGGGCAGTTGACAGTGTTTATGTTTAGGCTCTTCAAACCATTTCTGAATTGCCTCATCCGCCTTTTCGAGGAAATAGAGATCCGGCGAGACGAAATCTGGGATTTGGCCTGCTGCGGAATCCGGTTGGAGCAACTCAGAGAGCCCGTTTTCACGTTCCGGGTGGCGTGCATAGTGGATCTGAAATGACGGATTATTTAACTGCCGCAGTATCAGGAAAATTGTGGTCAGCCGCTGTTGACCATCCACAACCTCCCAGTCCTTATCCCGTTTCACCACCACGAGCGGCTGCAGGCAATAGTATTCCGATGAACCCTTATTTGCCTCGAATTTCGCTAGATCGTTCAACAATGCCTCCACTTGATCCGCATCCCAACGGTAGCCGCGCTGGTAGTTGGGAATAAAGAACACTTCATTTTTTTCCACAAGATCTGCCACCGACCTGAGTTTGAGCGGAACTGTACTCATGCCAAGGATGCCCTTCTGGTTAAGTGTTCATTTATCATGGCCCGCTTGAGAGGGTGTTTTCGTGTCGCAACGCTACTCCAATGTCGCCAACTCGGCGTAGATCGAATTGCCGCCGTGAGCTGACGCCCAACATGTACTGGTGATTTCATTTGTTGTGTTATTGATACTCCTCCGGATGGCTCTGACAATATATATTTCAAAAACGTCCCGACACCACACCCGTTTTCTTAAGCAACCCGGCTGGCGTCTTTGCGTTTGCCTGTTTCATCATGGCCAGCAGCACGCGTCCGGCGGCTT
This DNA window, taken from Verrucomicrobiota bacterium, encodes the following:
- a CDS encoding DUF262 domain-containing protein, with product MSTVPLKLRSVADLVEKNEVFFIPNYQRGYRWDADQVEALLNDLAKFEANKGSSEYYCLQPLVVVKRDKDWEVVDGQQRLTTIFLILRQLNNPSFQIHYARHPERENGLSELLQPDSAAGQIPDFVSPDLYFLEKADEAIQKWFEEPKHKHCQLPSLTDPNQACAKFIWHEIEEKDANHAFTRLNAGKIKLRDSELIRALFLGTGVLDQDDRHLIALRWDQIERRLQDPEFWSFLSGRGSTDNRIELLFEWIARQRTEQNKWTVDKDRQIFDLIFDVLKDSRERKKLWQEVDELFGTLEEWFEDNRLFHMIGFLVEVDKNGEMIPILLKESLELKKTEFTRLIKKKIRKHVLGENTSRDKLEGYLKDLKYDEPNARIKELLLCLNLATLNADIAGTVRFSFQAYKKDSWDIEHIRATASREPEKPDELRFALASINAYWDPPPPANKTLLEDLVKVRKALNEKSDDRDHLYKLYCSLRDQMEGMRGLGASNGLMNLTLLDAGTNRGYGNSPFAVKRAWVLGLNQQTKYLLPCTRSVFTKSYSKAPDNLLNWTPEDATDYLSEITSTLDTFFADTWEEKAPGSSRGDSDLTKPDTQGQIISAPTAPGDREDTKSPERNGQRVSFVKLIAEYDRVEIPLIQRDYAQGRASAKAVREKFLTDLLNALKHNAPLSLDFVYGEVVKKQRYGEVVEKRIFQPIDGQQRLTTLFLLHWFLACAADKLENFRKIMKDVADKENEARFRYSVRPSSHQFFSKLLNYKPEDLDKPPAEQIQNQTWFFRAWRHDPTIVGALTMLDAIHTKFASEEGLRDFYANLAESPSAPITMDVLDLGSLGLSDEIYVKMNARGKELTGFEKFKAWLIETHGEIDWPKNRDLPKWKLLLDWHWLDLFWHFQHDKPQPADAVSKVYFRTFVALAVNFHASLGNFEKAWLEADAEDQAPLWDKLFTLDCVEHVFDGLNCLSPRDQSCEWPIVSLRRRLIDKGVGPFDKHGLDAVFFEGTAKPVTIAERLWLHAIHIFLRNPIPAGGPEEVHWFRVVRNLLANTQFEAKNFANAIKSLDKLGSLAKKHGSMLDALSDDKSENSLVGFQPEQFLEEKRKAQLIRCSSVGSEWEPAIIVAEAHPIFNGQIDLLLPPEDDLKTFKHRLEVFARLFDNEGKSYVGMDDEFLVARAVLAQSKPIKLGWQQKIIFVNTKNNWSEILDHKSGQKEFRDGMLCLIDSINGNSYIEAGLRKMIESPRADETYEPWMLDIIRHGGELLTKYSDHKKIQNYCNNGFFLFRKVNWNEHDILLGASATLRNRLIDGLLNKTHSSWELPGAEWRRLIIGQSDKNVFFKGHHIKLTRKAGDGNDTAECRFEYDKLVICVPDSDGIPIQFPEDGKLSTFLASIESKLGKSPLPKVEPVLSDLRHALASVNHQNE